The following are encoded together in the Ralstonia insidiosa genome:
- the corA gene encoding magnesium/cobalt transporter CorA: MINLFVVQKGRLAQEQVEERSELLQHKPIWIDVIDPDDEELAWIKEAYGVVLPELEQLGDLEASARYFEGEDGHIHIRTDFLLDEETTSRNVRVAFVLTKDVLFSIHDEDLPAFRLVRMRARLRPGSVRNAKDVLMDLYATDAEYSADSIEEVYERLEDASKRVLAGEVTDKAAADVLEIIAHVEDLNGRIRRNVMDTRRALSFLLRSQMLSTDQQDEARQVLRDIDSIENHTAFLSDKVNFLMDVTLGFININQNKIIKLFSVVSVALMPPTLIASIYGMNFKVMPELDWAEGYPYAIVMMIVSAAIPLVYFRRKGWLR, encoded by the coding sequence ATGATCAACCTGTTCGTCGTGCAAAAAGGCCGTCTCGCGCAAGAACAGGTCGAAGAACGCAGCGAATTGCTGCAGCACAAGCCGATCTGGATCGACGTAATCGACCCGGACGACGAAGAGCTTGCCTGGATCAAGGAAGCCTATGGCGTGGTCCTGCCTGAACTGGAGCAATTAGGGGACCTGGAAGCGTCGGCGCGTTACTTTGAGGGCGAAGACGGCCACATCCACATCCGCACCGACTTCCTGCTCGACGAAGAAACCACCTCGCGCAACGTACGGGTGGCCTTCGTGCTGACCAAGGATGTGCTCTTCTCCATCCACGACGAAGATCTGCCCGCCTTCCGCCTCGTGCGCATGCGTGCGCGGCTGCGCCCAGGCTCGGTACGCAATGCGAAGGACGTGCTGATGGACCTGTACGCCACCGACGCGGAATACTCGGCGGACTCCATCGAAGAAGTGTACGAACGGCTAGAAGACGCGAGCAAACGGGTGCTGGCTGGCGAAGTGACTGACAAGGCCGCCGCCGATGTGCTGGAGATCATCGCCCACGTGGAAGACCTGAATGGCCGCATCCGCCGCAACGTCATGGATACGCGCCGCGCGTTGTCGTTCCTGCTCCGCAGCCAGATGCTCTCGACCGATCAGCAGGACGAAGCGCGCCAGGTGCTGCGCGATATCGACTCGATCGAGAACCACACAGCGTTCCTGTCGGACAAGGTCAACTTTCTGATGGACGTCACTCTCGGCTTCATCAACATCAACCAGAACAAGATCATCAAGCTGTTCTCGGTGGTATCGGTGGCACTGATGCCGCCCACGCTGATCGCCTCGATCTACGGCATGAACTTCAAGGTGATGCCGGAGTTGGATTGGGCCGAAGGGTATCCGTACGCGATCGTGATGATGATCGTGTCGGCGGCGATTCCGCTGGTGTACTTCCGTCGCAAAGGCTGGCTCAGGTAG
- the mtgA gene encoding monofunctional biosynthetic peptidoglycan transglycosylase: MMRWLGYVIGCFVAGVVALNLYFFAAIASWQTFDPSSTAFMRAERMRLCGANVFTCKVDHRWVDYDQISRNLKRAVIASEDADFVSHSGWEVDAMLDAWEKNKRRGHVVAGGSTITQQLAKNLFLSGERHYLRKGEELAITWMLEFWLDKERILEIYLNSVEWGEGVFGAEAAAQHYFKRPASQLTVGQAARLAAALPAPKCFDKKSYCANVHVNFTRKATIIANRMGSATLPD; encoded by the coding sequence ATGATGCGCTGGCTCGGCTACGTAATCGGTTGCTTCGTCGCAGGCGTGGTCGCACTCAATCTGTACTTCTTTGCCGCCATTGCGAGCTGGCAGACGTTCGATCCGTCTTCCACCGCCTTCATGCGCGCCGAGCGCATGCGCCTGTGCGGTGCCAATGTCTTCACCTGCAAGGTCGACCACCGCTGGGTCGACTACGACCAGATCTCGCGCAACCTCAAGCGCGCGGTCATCGCCAGCGAAGATGCCGACTTCGTCTCGCACAGCGGCTGGGAAGTCGACGCCATGCTCGACGCGTGGGAGAAGAACAAGCGGCGCGGTCACGTGGTCGCCGGCGGTTCGACCATCACGCAGCAGCTTGCCAAGAACCTGTTCCTCTCCGGTGAGCGCCACTACCTGCGCAAGGGCGAAGAACTGGCCATCACCTGGATGCTCGAGTTCTGGCTCGACAAGGAGCGCATCCTGGAGATCTATCTGAACTCGGTGGAGTGGGGCGAAGGCGTGTTCGGCGCAGAAGCCGCTGCGCAGCACTACTTCAAGCGCCCAGCTTCACAACTGACGGTGGGCCAGGCGGCGCGTCTGGCGGCGGCGCTGCCCGCACCCAAGTGCTTCGACAAGAAGAGCTACTGCGCCAACGTGCACGTAAACTTCACGCGCAAGGCCACCATCATCGCCAACCGGATGGGCTCGGCAACGCTGCCGGATTGA
- the aroE gene encoding shikimate dehydrogenase, giving the protein MPSSFQEAILAAVNAPPTDRYGVIGNPISHSKSPTIHAAFAQQTGELVRYDRIYAELIAFEETVLTFVREGGKGLNVTVPFKLDAYSMCTSLSLRAESAGAVNTLKFDGDEVFGDNTDGVGLMRDITHNIGNDLSGERVLLLGAGGAARGVLLPLLEHKPSRVFIANRTADRANMLVDRFEISAKLHDAELVGGGYDELAVDDVFDVIINATASSLQGGVPPIPGTVFGPNALAYDMMYAAQPTLFMQFAKRYHARTWDGLGMLVEQAAESFFVWRGVRPDTAPVLLGMREALQGEAVVAARARR; this is encoded by the coding sequence ATGCCGTCGTCGTTTCAAGAGGCCATCCTCGCAGCCGTCAATGCGCCGCCCACAGACCGCTATGGCGTGATCGGCAATCCGATTTCGCACAGCAAGTCGCCCACCATCCACGCCGCATTTGCGCAGCAGACCGGCGAGCTCGTCCGTTACGACCGCATCTACGCTGAGCTGATCGCGTTTGAAGAAACCGTGCTGACCTTCGTGCGAGAAGGCGGCAAGGGGCTCAACGTGACGGTGCCATTCAAGCTCGATGCGTATTCGATGTGCACGTCGTTGTCGCTGCGCGCCGAATCGGCGGGGGCAGTCAACACGCTCAAGTTCGACGGCGACGAAGTCTTCGGCGACAACACCGACGGTGTCGGCCTGATGCGCGATATCACACACAACATCGGCAACGACCTCTCGGGAGAGCGCGTGCTGCTGCTGGGTGCCGGCGGTGCGGCGCGCGGCGTGCTGCTGCCGCTGCTGGAACACAAGCCGTCGCGCGTGTTCATCGCCAATCGCACGGCCGATCGCGCCAACATGCTGGTCGATCGCTTCGAAATTTCGGCCAAGCTGCACGATGCGGAACTGGTGGGTGGTGGCTATGACGAGCTTGCTGTCGATGACGTGTTCGACGTCATCATCAACGCCACGGCCAGCAGCCTGCAGGGCGGGGTGCCGCCGATTCCGGGTACCGTGTTCGGCCCGAACGCGCTGGCCTACGACATGATGTACGCCGCACAGCCGACGCTGTTCATGCAGTTTGCCAAGCGTTACCACGCCCGCACCTGGGACGGCCTGGGCATGCTGGTCGAGCAGGCGGCGGAATCGTTCTTTGTCTGGCGCGGCGTGCGCCCGGACACCGCGCCTGTGTTGCTCGGCATGCGTGAAGCGCTGCAGGGCGAGGCCGTCGTGGCTGCCCGCGCGCGTCGTTGA
- a CDS encoding energy transducer TonB family protein: MAALANRPDWSGSSTLTKALVVSLAVHVLLLFVRVVAPEAFDIKRDDPGLDVVLVNAKSSTAPAKATAVAQVNLNGGGEFDQQRATTPLPADTNEQTGDAIKLTQRRVEFLEQEQRRLLTQSKDRAPMVNDRQVKPGERPVPSPTNGTDDRTTQDEIARLQAEIDRNLENYAKRPRRNVLTAASARQVDYARYYDAVRRKIEVRGTANFPSQNGRPLYGELILVISINREGQLGYNQDGYKIEGIEIAKSSGNPALDRQAVAIVRSSAPFGGFPAEMRKRVDIQDVVATFKFTRAGLETHLQTR, from the coding sequence ATGGCCGCCCTCGCAAACCGTCCAGACTGGTCCGGCAGCAGCACGCTCACCAAGGCATTGGTGGTGTCGCTTGCCGTGCACGTTCTGCTGCTGTTCGTGCGCGTGGTGGCGCCCGAGGCCTTCGACATCAAGCGCGATGATCCGGGGCTGGACGTGGTGCTGGTCAACGCCAAGTCGTCTACCGCGCCGGCCAAGGCAACGGCGGTGGCGCAGGTCAATCTGAACGGCGGCGGCGAGTTTGATCAGCAGCGCGCCACCACGCCGCTGCCTGCCGATACCAACGAGCAGACCGGCGATGCCATCAAGCTCACGCAACGCCGTGTCGAATTCCTGGAGCAGGAACAGCGCCGCCTGCTGACGCAGTCGAAAGACCGCGCGCCGATGGTGAACGATCGCCAGGTCAAACCGGGTGAGCGCCCGGTGCCGTCGCCCACCAACGGCACGGATGACCGCACCACGCAGGACGAAATCGCGCGCCTGCAGGCCGAGATCGATCGCAACCTCGAGAACTACGCCAAGCGCCCGCGCCGCAACGTGCTGACCGCCGCCAGCGCGCGCCAGGTGGATTACGCCCGCTACTACGATGCCGTGCGCCGCAAGATCGAAGTGCGCGGCACGGCCAACTTCCCGAGCCAGAACGGTCGCCCGCTGTATGGTGAGCTGATCCTCGTGATCAGCATCAACCGCGAGGGCCAGCTCGGCTACAACCAGGACGGCTACAAGATCGAAGGCATCGAGATCGCCAAGAGCTCGGGCAACCCGGCACTGGATCGCCAGGCGGTGGCCATCGTGCGGTCGTCCGCACCGTTTGGCGGCTTCCCGGCGGAGATGCGCAAGCGCGTCGACATCCAGGATGTGGTCGCCACCTTCAAGTTCACCCGCGCGGGCCTGGAAACTCACTTGCAGACCCGCTGA